From the genome of Manduca sexta isolate Smith_Timp_Sample1 chromosome 14, JHU_Msex_v1.0, whole genome shotgun sequence, one region includes:
- the LOC115439824 gene encoding huntingtin-interacting protein 1 isoform X1 — protein MASLSLPRVLQLKKNSLDAEREQFEKFQTLAIQKAINAIETPVKEKHVRSTIIGTFQEQSAVTYWMVAIRQPLQENRIVAWKFCHVTHKLLREGHPACLDDSQRHIGMIENLGKLWVHLREGYGKLVHLYCNLLVCKLKFHARNPRFPGNMLLTADELDAIAENDVNNYFQLCVELFDYMDEILNLQAAVFDSLGNARANSMTASGQCRLAALIPCAQDASQLYDCNVRLLFRLHAALPPDTLAGHRERFRQQFRKLSSFYKHASSLQYYRNLLTLPVLPSNPPNFLLQSDFGTYVTPVVSIPEQPPDEVDTVGSLIDTSDTLSQSTFDHFEDLDTRPTPSPQPDPIVERDRLIDHLQNELKRMRTEVAQLVQERNSMLGSMREHCNRLETQLQSAKTELEEERQKAEMLSVQTPEIKKKLTETEEKAKVTDEKFQKLKGAYTQLREEHITLIRQKAEVDKLSANLRAAAAQHESAKTALQQQLHDKMKDVELLQQSASSSEEIEAYKSEISNLRADLEQSRQTEVELQTLKASMEALEIEHKTAKTEQVEKLTTVSNELKEAKELLEKIKQEKEEQQLELTRVKEELVGLRQKSGDDYKKAVEEKEEALKRVANLTEEHTKEKEELTQWTRESVDKLKIELENLQQTLTETETNHITHCDNLHREVTNKNQEFEEILRKKDIEVKTALDQLAGLQTEYEKCKESYETQIKDKDSTIEKLEEEIADFININEMLTADLGSERDNIEQNLKDKILEVAKLERKVVEIENIKNEEIAQLKKALQTEVAEKNEKLNELNTILEDKNVFINNQKSQYEQLLENISQLDASINERNIQIETLNSKLNDAQKNLDDQIRQYEDKLKESHYEIKVLNDKLQNVTECKDEIISNLKGIVSEKDEQVITLNIEATKLAKDVARLTEELTEAQAELEIGKNEFITLREEHDDIVEINVSNITMKNKELRSLHEQIQDLGDRRNTLEKEREKLIQEFSVEKQVFENKILEVESAHSKLYSDFENYKNEQELMTSQLNTQLESLTMDYEQLKLEKETEVKALQNTIETLEANSSEKMSEKDCTIIEAHKTIDLLKAEINELKQVKATEIQEFANITSERDREKQLMESRFERAEEKRLNAESELQDLLQHNSVLEADLVDVKRQLLEAQEQLEKQRLAIVSCASDAALEIMNEALAALERSNAQETNKAAAKLAATSLKGLSRHTEVKGNEESIAKATIFVAHSTAQLSAYVTEVSHISTDIELSDKLNNECRSMLNSTKQCLESVRGGSVQTAQCGEASALVADVSRAACAADRLAAGARSVDDELADMDAAIEDAAEQIEELLAASRAGDSGVKLEVNSKILDACTTLMGAVKVLVQDARKLQNELGDPHTRQKMYRKNPQWSEGLISAAKAVVFAAKLLVTSADEAVGAAGRVEGVSAAAHEVAGSTAQLVAASRARAPPQTPALARLTQASRDVAAATGAVVAAVRAGSALVRDHDALDTSALTLTATRRLEMESKVRSLELESALDAERARLAALRKRHYQLAQQEENGNMTNGKQ, from the exons GTCCACCTGCGCGAAGGCTACGGCAAGCTGGTCCACCTGTATTGCAACCTGCTGGTGTGCAAGCTGAAGTTCCACGCGCGCAACCCTCGCTTCCCGGGCAACATGCTACTCACAGCAGACGAGCTTGACGCTATCGCCGAGAACGATGTGAATAATTA TTTCCAATTGTGTGTGGAGTTATTTGATTACATGGATGAGATTCTTAATTTGCAAGCCGCAG TGTTCGACAGCCTCGGCAACGCGCGCGCCAACTCCATGACGGCGAGCGGGCAGTGCCGCCTCGCCGCGCTCATCCCGTGCGCGCAGGACGCGTCGCAGCTGTACGACTGCAACGTGCGCCTGCTGTTCCGTCTGCACGCCGCGCTGCCGCCCGACACGCTCGCCGGACACAGAGAGCG GTTTCGACAGCAGTTTAGAAAATTGAGTTCATTCTACAAGCACGCGAGCAGTCTGCAGTACTACAGAAATCTGCTGACGTTGCCTGTGTTGCCGTCGAACCCTCCAAACTTCTTGTTACAG AGTGACTTCGGCACATACGTGACGCCTGTGGTGTCGATCCCGGAGCAGCCCCCCGACGAGGTCGACACAGTCGGCTCACTCATCGACACGTCAGACACACTTAGCCAG agCACATTCGATCACTTTGAAGATTTAGACACCCGACCCACGCCTTCCCCGCAGCCTGATCCCATCGTCGAACGCGATCGTCTTATAGATCATTTACAGAATGAGCTAAAAAGAATGAG GACTGAAGTAGCACAGTTGGTTCAGGAACGAAATTCAATGCTGGGGTCTATGAGAGAGCATTGCAATAGACTGGAGACGCAATTACAATCAGCTAAG ACTGAATTAGAAGAGGAAAGACAGAAGGCCGAAATGTTATCGGTACAGACGCCAGAAATCAAAA AAAAACTCACAGAAACGGAAGAGAAAGCCAAAGTGACAGATGAAAAATTCCAAAAATTAAAAGGAGCTTACACACAGCTAAGAGAAGAACACATCACCTTAATAAGACAA AAAGCAGAAGTTGACAAATTATCTGCAAACTTAAGAGCGGCGGCAGCGCAACACGAAAGTGCAAAAACAGCTCTGCAGCAACAATTACATGACAAAATGAA AGATGTCGAATTGCTACAGCAAAGTGCTTCTTCTAGCGAAGAGATAGAAGCGTATAAATCAGAAATATCAAATCTACGCGCGGATTTAGAACAGTCTCGACAAACAGAGGTTGAACTGCAAACTCTCAAGGCTTCAATGGAAGCATTAGAAATAGAACACAAAACTGCTAAAACGGAGCAAGTGGAAAAATTAACAACTGTGTCTAACGAGTTAAAAGAAGCTAAGGAACttttagaaaaaattaaacaagagAAAGAAGAACAACAATTGGAATTGACTAGAGTTAAGGAGGAATTAGTAGGTCTTAGGCAGAAGAGTGGAGATGATTACAAGAAAGCGGTTGAGGAAAAGGAAGAGGCATTGAAACGTGTCGCAAACTTGACTGAAgaacatacaaaagaaaaagaG GAACTAACACAATGGACCCGCGAGAGCGTAGATAAATTGAAAATCGAGCTAGAAAACTTACAACAAACACTAACAGAAACCGAAACTAACCATATAACTCATTGTGATAACCTTCACCGAGAGGTAACTAATAAAAACCAAGAATTTGAAGAGATCCTTCGTAAAAAGGACATTGAAGTAAAGACAGCACTTGATCAACTCGCAGGACTACAGACTgaatatgaaaaatgtaaagaaaGCTACGAAACACAAATTAAAGACAAAGATTCAACGATAGAAAAATTAGAAGAGGAAATAGCGgacttcataaatataaatgaaatgctAACAGCAGATCTAGGATCAGAAAGGGATAATATTGAGCAAAATCTGAAAGATAAAATACTAGAAGTAGCAAAACTGGAGAGAAAAGTTGTGgagatagaaaatataaaaaatgaagaGATAGCACAGCTAAAAAAAGCTCTACAGACAGAAGTCGCAGaaaaaaatgagaaattaaATGAACTTAATACTATACTTGaggataaaaatgttttcataaataatcaaaaatctCAATACGAGCAATTATTAGAAAACATATCACAATTAGATGCTTCTATTAATGAGAgaaatatacaaattgaaactctaaattcaaaattaaatgacGCACAAAAGAATTTAGATGACCAGATAAGACAGTACGAAGACAAATTAAAAGAAAgtcattatgaaataaaagtacTAAATGATAAATTGCAAAATGTAACTGAATGCAAAGATgaaattattagtaatttaaaagGAATAGTGTCTGAAAAGGATGAACAAGTTATAACTCTTAATATTGAGGCAACTAAACTTGCCAAAGATGTTGCCAGACTTACAGAAGAACTCACTGAAGCGCAGGCGGAACTAGAAATAGGCAAAAATGAATTCATAACACTCAGAGAAGAACACGACGACATTGTTGAGATAAATGTTAGCAATATTACtatgaaaaataaagaattGAGAAGTCTGCATGAACAGATTCAGGATCTAGGCGATCGAAGAAATACTTTAGAAAAAGAAAGAGAAAAATTAATACAAGAATTTTCTGTAGAGAAGCag GTATTTGAAAATAAGATTCTAGAAGTTGAATCCGCACACTCAAAGTTGTAttccgattttgaaaattataaaaacgagCAAGAGTTGATGACTTCACAATTGAATACTCAATTAGAGTCATTGACAATGGATTACGAGCAATTAAAACTAGAAAAAGAAACAGAGGTAAAAGCTCTGCAAAATACAATAGAAACGTTGGAGGCGAACAGTTCTGAGAAAATGTCTGAAAAAGACTGCACCATTATAGAAGCACACAAAACTATAGATCTGTTGAAAGCTGAAATAAACGAGTTGAAACAAGTAAAAGCAACAGAAATACAGGAATTTGCAAATATCACATCAGAGAGAGACAGAGAGAAGCAG TTAATGGAAAGTAGATTTGAGCGGGCAGAAGAGAAGCGTTTGAATGCGGAGTCTGAATTGCAGGACTTGTTGCAACACAACTCGGTACTTGAAGCCGATCTGGTTGATGTTAAGAGACAACTGCTTGAGGCGCAAGAGCAGCTTGAGAAAC AAAGGCTAGCCATAGTGTCATGCGCAAGCGACGCAGCGTTAGAAATAATGAATGAGGCGCTCGCGGCGCTTGAGCGCTCGAATGCTCAGGAAACTAACAAAGCAGCGGCTAAGCTCGCCGCTACCAGTCTGAAGGGACTGTCTAGACACACTGAG gTAAAAGGTAACGAAGAGAGTATAGCGAAGGCGACGATATTCGTGGCACACAGTACGGCTCAGCTCTCTGCGTACGTCACCGAAGTGTCGCACATATCCACCGATATAGAACTGTCCGACA AGCTGAACAACGAATGCAGATCGATGTTGAATTCAACAAAGCAATGCTTGGAGTCCGTTCGCGGCGGCAGCGTGCAGACGGCGCAGTGCGGCGAGGCGAGCGCGCTGGTGGCGGACGTGTCGCGCGCCGCGTGCGCCGCCGACCGCCTCGCCGCCGGCGCGCGCAGCGTCGACGACGAGCTCGCCGACATGGACGCCGCCATAGAGGACGCCGCCGAGCAGATTGAG GAGTTGCTGGCGGCGAGTCGCGCGGGTGACTCCGGCGTAAAGCTGGAAGTGAACAGCAAGATCTTGGACGCGTGCACGACGCTGATGGGCGCGGTGAAGGTGCTGGTGCAGGACGCGCGCAAGCTGCAGAACGAGCTCGGCGACCCCCACACCAGGCAGAAGATGTACCGCAAGAACCCGCAGTGGTCCGAGGGGCTCATCTCCGCTGCCAAGGCGGTGGTGTTCGCCGCCAAGCTGCTTGT CACGTCCGCGGACGAGGCGGTGGGCGCGGCGGGTCGCGTGGAGGGCGTGTCGGCGGCGGCGCACGAGGTGGCGGGCTCCACGGCGCAGCTGGTGGCGGCGTCCCgcgcccgcgcgccgccgcagACGCCGGCCCTGGCGCGCCTCACGCAGGCGTCGCGCGACGTGGCGGCCGCCACCGGCGCCGTGGTGGCCGCCGTGCGCGCCGGCTCCGCGCTGGTGCGCGACCACGACGCGCTGGACACGTCGGCGCTGACGCTGACGGCGACGCGGCGGCTGGAGATGGAGAGCAAGGTGCGGTCGCTGGAGCTGGAGAGCGCGCTGGACGCCGagcgcgcgcgcctcgccgcgcTCAGGAAGCGACACTACCAGCTCGCGCAGCAGGAGGAG AATGGGAACATGACAAAtggaaaacaataa
- the LOC115439824 gene encoding huntingtin-interacting protein 1 isoform X3 — MASLSLPRVLQLKKNSLDAEREQFEKFQTLAIQKAINAIETPVKEKHVRSTIIGTFQEQSAVTYWMVAIRQPLQENRIVAWKFCHVTHKLLREGHPACLDDSQRHIGMIENLGKLWVHLREGYGKLVHLYCNLLVCKLKFHARNPRFPGNMLLTADELDAIAENDVNNYFQLCVELFDYMDEILNLQAAVFDSLGNARANSMTASGQCRLAALIPCAQDASQLYDCNVRLLFRLHAALPPDTLAGHRERFRQQFRKLSSFYKHASSLQYYRNLLTLPVLPSNPPNFLLQSDFGTYVTPVVSIPEQPPDEVDTVGSLIDTSDTLSQSTFDHFEDLDTRPTPSPQPDPIVERDRLIDHLQNELKRMRTEVAQLVQERNSMLGSMREHCNRLETQLQSAKTELEEERQKAEMLSVQTPEIKKKLTETEEKAKVTDEKFQKLKGAYTQLREEHITLIRQKAEVDKLSANLRAAAAQHESAKTALQQQLHDKMKDVELLQQSASSSEEIEAYKSEISNLRADLEQSRQTEVELQTLKASMEALEIEHKTAKTEQVEKLTTVSNELKEAKELLEKIKQEKEEQQLELTRVKEELVGLRQKSGDDYKKAVEEKEEALKRVANLTEEHTKEKEELTQWTRESVDKLKIELENLQQTLTETETNHITHCDNLHREVTNKNQEFEEILRKKDIEVKTALDQLAGLQTEYEKCKESYETQIKDKDSTIEKLEEEIADFININEMLTADLGSERDNIEQNLKDKILEVAKLERKVVEIENIKNEEIAQLKKALQTEVAEKNEKLNELNTILEDKNVFINNQKSQYEQLLENISQLDASINERNIQIETLNSKLNDAQKNLDDQIRQYEDKLKESHYEIKVLNDKLQNVTECKDEIISNLKGIVSEKDEQVITLNIEATKLAKDVARLTEELTEAQAELEIGKNEFITLREEHDDIVEINVSNITMKNKELRSLHEQIQDLGDRRNTLEKEREKLIQEFSVEKQVFENKILEVESAHSKLYSDFENYKNEQELMTSQLNTQLESLTMDYEQLKLEKETEVKALQNTIETLEANSSEKMSEKDCTIIEAHKTIDLLKAEINELKQVKATEIQEFANITSERDREKQDLLQHNSVLEADLVDVKRQLLEAQEQLEKQRLAIVSCASDAALEIMNEALAALERSNAQETNKAAAKLAATSLKGLSRHTEVKGNEESIAKATIFVAHSTAQLSAYVTEVSHISTDIELSDKLNNECRSMLNSTKQCLESVRGGSVQTAQCGEASALVADVSRAACAADRLAAGARSVDDELADMDAAIEDAAEQIEELLAASRAGDSGVKLEVNSKILDACTTLMGAVKVLVQDARKLQNELGDPHTRQKMYRKNPQWSEGLISAAKAVVFAAKLLVTSADEAVGAAGRVEGVSAAAHEVAGSTAQLVAASRARAPPQTPALARLTQASRDVAAATGAVVAAVRAGSALVRDHDALDTSALTLTATRRLEMESKVRSLELESALDAERARLAALRKRHYQLAQQEENGNMTNGKQ; from the exons GTCCACCTGCGCGAAGGCTACGGCAAGCTGGTCCACCTGTATTGCAACCTGCTGGTGTGCAAGCTGAAGTTCCACGCGCGCAACCCTCGCTTCCCGGGCAACATGCTACTCACAGCAGACGAGCTTGACGCTATCGCCGAGAACGATGTGAATAATTA TTTCCAATTGTGTGTGGAGTTATTTGATTACATGGATGAGATTCTTAATTTGCAAGCCGCAG TGTTCGACAGCCTCGGCAACGCGCGCGCCAACTCCATGACGGCGAGCGGGCAGTGCCGCCTCGCCGCGCTCATCCCGTGCGCGCAGGACGCGTCGCAGCTGTACGACTGCAACGTGCGCCTGCTGTTCCGTCTGCACGCCGCGCTGCCGCCCGACACGCTCGCCGGACACAGAGAGCG GTTTCGACAGCAGTTTAGAAAATTGAGTTCATTCTACAAGCACGCGAGCAGTCTGCAGTACTACAGAAATCTGCTGACGTTGCCTGTGTTGCCGTCGAACCCTCCAAACTTCTTGTTACAG AGTGACTTCGGCACATACGTGACGCCTGTGGTGTCGATCCCGGAGCAGCCCCCCGACGAGGTCGACACAGTCGGCTCACTCATCGACACGTCAGACACACTTAGCCAG agCACATTCGATCACTTTGAAGATTTAGACACCCGACCCACGCCTTCCCCGCAGCCTGATCCCATCGTCGAACGCGATCGTCTTATAGATCATTTACAGAATGAGCTAAAAAGAATGAG GACTGAAGTAGCACAGTTGGTTCAGGAACGAAATTCAATGCTGGGGTCTATGAGAGAGCATTGCAATAGACTGGAGACGCAATTACAATCAGCTAAG ACTGAATTAGAAGAGGAAAGACAGAAGGCCGAAATGTTATCGGTACAGACGCCAGAAATCAAAA AAAAACTCACAGAAACGGAAGAGAAAGCCAAAGTGACAGATGAAAAATTCCAAAAATTAAAAGGAGCTTACACACAGCTAAGAGAAGAACACATCACCTTAATAAGACAA AAAGCAGAAGTTGACAAATTATCTGCAAACTTAAGAGCGGCGGCAGCGCAACACGAAAGTGCAAAAACAGCTCTGCAGCAACAATTACATGACAAAATGAA AGATGTCGAATTGCTACAGCAAAGTGCTTCTTCTAGCGAAGAGATAGAAGCGTATAAATCAGAAATATCAAATCTACGCGCGGATTTAGAACAGTCTCGACAAACAGAGGTTGAACTGCAAACTCTCAAGGCTTCAATGGAAGCATTAGAAATAGAACACAAAACTGCTAAAACGGAGCAAGTGGAAAAATTAACAACTGTGTCTAACGAGTTAAAAGAAGCTAAGGAACttttagaaaaaattaaacaagagAAAGAAGAACAACAATTGGAATTGACTAGAGTTAAGGAGGAATTAGTAGGTCTTAGGCAGAAGAGTGGAGATGATTACAAGAAAGCGGTTGAGGAAAAGGAAGAGGCATTGAAACGTGTCGCAAACTTGACTGAAgaacatacaaaagaaaaagaG GAACTAACACAATGGACCCGCGAGAGCGTAGATAAATTGAAAATCGAGCTAGAAAACTTACAACAAACACTAACAGAAACCGAAACTAACCATATAACTCATTGTGATAACCTTCACCGAGAGGTAACTAATAAAAACCAAGAATTTGAAGAGATCCTTCGTAAAAAGGACATTGAAGTAAAGACAGCACTTGATCAACTCGCAGGACTACAGACTgaatatgaaaaatgtaaagaaaGCTACGAAACACAAATTAAAGACAAAGATTCAACGATAGAAAAATTAGAAGAGGAAATAGCGgacttcataaatataaatgaaatgctAACAGCAGATCTAGGATCAGAAAGGGATAATATTGAGCAAAATCTGAAAGATAAAATACTAGAAGTAGCAAAACTGGAGAGAAAAGTTGTGgagatagaaaatataaaaaatgaagaGATAGCACAGCTAAAAAAAGCTCTACAGACAGAAGTCGCAGaaaaaaatgagaaattaaATGAACTTAATACTATACTTGaggataaaaatgttttcataaataatcaaaaatctCAATACGAGCAATTATTAGAAAACATATCACAATTAGATGCTTCTATTAATGAGAgaaatatacaaattgaaactctaaattcaaaattaaatgacGCACAAAAGAATTTAGATGACCAGATAAGACAGTACGAAGACAAATTAAAAGAAAgtcattatgaaataaaagtacTAAATGATAAATTGCAAAATGTAACTGAATGCAAAGATgaaattattagtaatttaaaagGAATAGTGTCTGAAAAGGATGAACAAGTTATAACTCTTAATATTGAGGCAACTAAACTTGCCAAAGATGTTGCCAGACTTACAGAAGAACTCACTGAAGCGCAGGCGGAACTAGAAATAGGCAAAAATGAATTCATAACACTCAGAGAAGAACACGACGACATTGTTGAGATAAATGTTAGCAATATTACtatgaaaaataaagaattGAGAAGTCTGCATGAACAGATTCAGGATCTAGGCGATCGAAGAAATACTTTAGAAAAAGAAAGAGAAAAATTAATACAAGAATTTTCTGTAGAGAAGCag GTATTTGAAAATAAGATTCTAGAAGTTGAATCCGCACACTCAAAGTTGTAttccgattttgaaaattataaaaacgagCAAGAGTTGATGACTTCACAATTGAATACTCAATTAGAGTCATTGACAATGGATTACGAGCAATTAAAACTAGAAAAAGAAACAGAGGTAAAAGCTCTGCAAAATACAATAGAAACGTTGGAGGCGAACAGTTCTGAGAAAATGTCTGAAAAAGACTGCACCATTATAGAAGCACACAAAACTATAGATCTGTTGAAAGCTGAAATAAACGAGTTGAAACAAGTAAAAGCAACAGAAATACAGGAATTTGCAAATATCACATCAGAGAGAGACAGAGAGAAGCAG GACTTGTTGCAACACAACTCGGTACTTGAAGCCGATCTGGTTGATGTTAAGAGACAACTGCTTGAGGCGCAAGAGCAGCTTGAGAAAC AAAGGCTAGCCATAGTGTCATGCGCAAGCGACGCAGCGTTAGAAATAATGAATGAGGCGCTCGCGGCGCTTGAGCGCTCGAATGCTCAGGAAACTAACAAAGCAGCGGCTAAGCTCGCCGCTACCAGTCTGAAGGGACTGTCTAGACACACTGAG gTAAAAGGTAACGAAGAGAGTATAGCGAAGGCGACGATATTCGTGGCACACAGTACGGCTCAGCTCTCTGCGTACGTCACCGAAGTGTCGCACATATCCACCGATATAGAACTGTCCGACA AGCTGAACAACGAATGCAGATCGATGTTGAATTCAACAAAGCAATGCTTGGAGTCCGTTCGCGGCGGCAGCGTGCAGACGGCGCAGTGCGGCGAGGCGAGCGCGCTGGTGGCGGACGTGTCGCGCGCCGCGTGCGCCGCCGACCGCCTCGCCGCCGGCGCGCGCAGCGTCGACGACGAGCTCGCCGACATGGACGCCGCCATAGAGGACGCCGCCGAGCAGATTGAG GAGTTGCTGGCGGCGAGTCGCGCGGGTGACTCCGGCGTAAAGCTGGAAGTGAACAGCAAGATCTTGGACGCGTGCACGACGCTGATGGGCGCGGTGAAGGTGCTGGTGCAGGACGCGCGCAAGCTGCAGAACGAGCTCGGCGACCCCCACACCAGGCAGAAGATGTACCGCAAGAACCCGCAGTGGTCCGAGGGGCTCATCTCCGCTGCCAAGGCGGTGGTGTTCGCCGCCAAGCTGCTTGT CACGTCCGCGGACGAGGCGGTGGGCGCGGCGGGTCGCGTGGAGGGCGTGTCGGCGGCGGCGCACGAGGTGGCGGGCTCCACGGCGCAGCTGGTGGCGGCGTCCCgcgcccgcgcgccgccgcagACGCCGGCCCTGGCGCGCCTCACGCAGGCGTCGCGCGACGTGGCGGCCGCCACCGGCGCCGTGGTGGCCGCCGTGCGCGCCGGCTCCGCGCTGGTGCGCGACCACGACGCGCTGGACACGTCGGCGCTGACGCTGACGGCGACGCGGCGGCTGGAGATGGAGAGCAAGGTGCGGTCGCTGGAGCTGGAGAGCGCGCTGGACGCCGagcgcgcgcgcctcgccgcgcTCAGGAAGCGACACTACCAGCTCGCGCAGCAGGAGGAG AATGGGAACATGACAAAtggaaaacaataa